A window of the Capricornis sumatraensis isolate serow.1 chromosome 9, serow.2, whole genome shotgun sequence genome harbors these coding sequences:
- the PTTG1 gene encoding securin — protein MATLIYVDKENGEPGIHVAPKDGLKLGSVPSVKALDGRSQVSTPRVGKMFDAPPALPKTARKALGTVNRATEKSVKTDGPLKQKQTTFSTKKITEKTVKAKTSVPASDDTYPEIEKFFPFNPLDFESFDLPEEHQIAHLPLNGVPLMILDEERELEQLLHVGPPSPLKMPPLLWESNLLPSPSSILSTLDVELPPVCCDLDI, from the exons ATGGCTACTCTGATCTATGTTGATAAGGAAAATGGAGAACCAGGCATCCATGTGGCTCCTAAGGACGGGCTGAAGCTGGGGTCTGTGCCTT CAGTCAAAGCTTTGGATGGGAGATCTCAGGTTTCAACACCACGTGTTGGCAAAATGTTTGATGCTCCACCAGCTTTACCAAAAACTGCAAGAAAGGCTTTGGGAACTGTCAACAGAGCTACAGAAAAATCAGTTAAGACGGATGGACCgctcaaacagaaacagacaactTTCTCTACCAAAAAG ATTACTGAGAAGACTGTTAAAGCAAAAACTTCGGTTCCTGCCTCAGATGACACCTatccagaaatagaaaaattctttCCCTTCAATCCATTAG ATTTTGAGAGTTTTGACCTGCCTGAGGAGCACCAGATCGCCCACCTCCCCTTGAATGGAGTGCCTCTCATGATCCTTGATGAGGAGAGGGAGCTTGAGCAGCTGTTACACGTGGGCCCCCCTTCGCCTCTGAAGATGCCTCCTCTGCTGTGGGAGTCTA ATCTGTTGCCGTCTCCCTCAAGCATTCTGTCAACTCTGGATGTTGAATTGCCACCTGTTTGCTGTGACTTAGATATTTAA